The Tepidibacter aestuarii genome contains a region encoding:
- a CDS encoding ATP-binding protein, whose amino-acid sequence MFCNNIDMKTILDNVPVPIIVFDNNNEIISINLEVIYLFNNMHTDLDYIKNYIKDWIKEELINLKNDATKEFFSLEKILKINEKNLYFKIKLKKIEKNIIVVLNDITSYKQTEIELKESKQHFRSVLQNMPIMMDAIDENDNIVVWNKECELVTGYSKEEIINDSSIWETLYPNKEYREKILNQIREMDCNFRDLEYDIVCKDGSTKTISWFNISKEFAVPGWYSWAFGIDVTNRKNTEESLRKKTEEIEKIFEALPDLYFRIDSQGIILDCKSGIHSDFDIITQECIGHALEDAVPQEVKLFFNKTIDEVFKTNNLIEKEFSIEEKGELKHFECRLIPLTTEEIIIIVRDISKRKLTKEAKKKAEENMKLLNKTIEYERLRAEFFANISHEFRTPINVILGAIQLMDIYLNNITDLKYYEKCINLKKSMKQNCYRLIRLVNNLIDITKIDSGFLQLNLTNYDIVKIVRDITFSISEFAKLKCLNLEFCREIDEKIIECDPDKIERILLNLLSNAIKFTRSGDKISVNIKQQGKEIIISLKDSGIGIKKENLDLIFERFRQVNKSLTRENEGSGIGLSLVKLLVEMHGGTIDVKSEYGKGSEFIVKLPVKLAKDSKDNNPIKHIESDKVEKISIEFSDIYF is encoded by the coding sequence ATGTTTTGTAATAACATTGATATGAAAACAATTCTTGATAATGTACCTGTACCTATTATAGTTTTTGATAATAATAATGAAATTATAAGTATAAACTTAGAAGTAATATATCTGTTTAATAATATGCATACAGATCTAGATTATATAAAAAACTATATAAAAGACTGGATTAAAGAAGAATTAATCAATTTAAAAAATGATGCTACAAAAGAGTTTTTTAGTTTAGAAAAAATACTTAAAATAAATGAGAAGAATCTATATTTCAAAATTAAGTTAAAAAAAATAGAGAAAAATATTATTGTTGTTTTAAATGATATAACTAGCTATAAACAAACTGAGATAGAACTTAAAGAAAGTAAACAACATTTTCGCTCTGTTCTTCAAAATATGCCTATTATGATGGATGCTATTGATGAGAATGATAATATTGTAGTATGGAACAAAGAATGTGAGCTTGTTACTGGTTATTCAAAAGAGGAGATTATAAATGATTCCTCAATATGGGAAACGTTATATCCTAATAAAGAATATAGAGAAAAAATATTGAATCAAATAAGAGAGATGGATTGTAATTTTAGAGACTTAGAGTATGACATTGTATGTAAAGATGGTAGTACAAAAACTATATCTTGGTTTAATATTTCTAAAGAATTTGCTGTTCCTGGGTGGTATTCTTGGGCATTTGGAATCGATGTTACAAATAGAAAGAATACAGAAGAAAGTTTAAGAAAAAAAACTGAAGAAATTGAAAAGATATTTGAAGCATTACCAGATCTTTATTTTCGTATAGATTCACAAGGTATTATACTAGATTGCAAGTCGGGAATACATTCAGATTTTGATATAATTACACAAGAATGTATTGGACATGCATTGGAGGATGCTGTTCCACAAGAGGTAAAATTATTTTTCAATAAAACTATAGATGAAGTTTTTAAAACAAATAATTTAATTGAAAAAGAATTTTCTATAGAGGAAAAAGGAGAATTAAAACATTTTGAATGTAGATTAATACCTTTAACAACAGAGGAGATAATAATTATAGTCAGAGATATTTCAAAAAGAAAATTAACTAAAGAAGCTAAAAAAAAGGCTGAAGAGAACATGAAGCTATTAAATAAGACTATAGAATACGAAAGGCTTAGAGCAGAGTTTTTTGCTAACATATCACATGAATTTAGAACCCCGATAAATGTAATATTAGGGGCTATACAGTTAATGGATATATATTTAAATAATATAACTGATTTGAAATACTATGAAAAATGTATAAATCTAAAGAAGAGTATGAAACAAAATTGTTATAGATTAATAAGGTTAGTTAATAACTTAATTGATATTACAAAAATAGATTCAGGGTTTTTACAATTAAATCTCACAAATTATGATATTGTAAAAATAGTAAGAGACATAACTTTTTCAATTTCAGAGTTTGCAAAGCTTAAATGCTTAAATCTTGAATTTTGCCGTGAAATTGATGAAAAGATAATTGAGTGTGATCCGGATAAGATTGAGCGAATATTGCTAAATCTCTTATCAAATGCAATAAAATTTACAAGATCAGGAGATAAAATATCTGTAAATATAAAACAACAAGGGAAGGAAATTATAATTTCTTTAAAGGATTCAGGGATAGGTATTAAAAAAGAAAATTTAGATCTTATATTTGAGAGATTCAGGCAAGTAAACAAATCATTGACTAGAGAAAATGAAGGTAGTGGAATAGGATTATCTCTTGTAAAATTATTAGTGGAAATGCATGGTGGTACTATAGATGTTAAAAGTGAATATGGAAAGGGTAGTGAATTTATTGTAAAACTTCCTGTAAAGTTGGCTAAAGATAGCAAAGACAATAATCCAATAAAGCACATTGAGTCAGACAAGGTGGAGAAGATATCTATAGAGTTTTCTGATATATATTTTTAG